One part of the Ziziphus jujuba cultivar Dongzao chromosome 2, ASM3175591v1 genome encodes these proteins:
- the LOC132799355 gene encoding ankyrin repeat-containing protein BDA1-like encodes MDDLKTAAQNGDLNLLYYLIFNDPSLLDHIDEVPFFDTPLHIAAQHGNVEFAIEIMNLKPSFARKLNQNLYSPMHLALYNKQIDMVHLFLECEALDHLVRIRGKRGETPLHYLAAKENDVDHQQQKIHLLLKFLSVCPLSIQDTNNRKETAFHIAVKSENDDAFDFLLGRLRRACHKGSEMDERKIINLKDANGDNVLHIATAMNHSQVSLFSYVFIYFNCCFNYYFFSLYGSTLINSLFSYLIVVRILLEDSKINVNAKDSRGLTALDISFENRSNPLYTEVRERLLGAGALRAESLPKVSSSMDMDHLRSKVALTEQIAIILIRLKNDTKNESVRNLVLVACGTIATFTFQAALSPPGGVWQDGNNNKINTHRPGTVIMRTPNFFALYVCNSVTFYITIMIMALLLANGNIGEPIFIPTLVMLLFYVLGKKIQ; translated from the exons ATGGATGACTTGAAAACCGCTGCTCAAAATGGCGATTTGAACTTGCTatactatttaattttcaatgatCCATCTCTACTTGATCACATCGATGAGGTACCATTTTTTGATACTCCTTTGCATATAGCAGCTCAGCATGGAAACGTCGAATTTGCAATAGAGATAATGAATTTGAAACCATCATTTGCTCGGAaactaaatcaaaatttatatagtcCCATGCACCTTGCCTTGTACAACAAGCAAATCGATATGGTTCATCTATTTCTAGAATGCGAAGCTCTTGATCATCTTGTTCGCATTCGAGGAAAGCGTGGTGAAACTCCTTTGCATTATCTGGCTGCAAAAGAAAACGATGTGGATCATCAACAACAAAAGATTCATCTCTTACTGAAATTCTTATCGGTTTGTCCACTAAGTATCCAAGATACGAATAATCGAAAAGAAACAGCTTTTCATATCGCTGTTAAGTCTGAAAATGATGATGCTTTTGATTTCTTACTAGGCAGACTGCGAAGAGCTTGCCATAAAGGCTCTGAAATGGATGAGAGGAAAATTATAAACTTGAAGGATGCCAATGGGGACAATGTGCTACACATTGCTACAGCTATGAATCATTCCCAAGTAAGTCTTTTCTCTTATGTCTTTATCTATTTCAATTGttgtttcaattattattttttttccctttatggttcaacattaattaattctttattttcgtatttaatt GTGGTGAGAATATTATTGGAAGATAGTAAAATCAATGTAAACGCAAAGGATTCAAGGGGTTTGACTGCTCTAGATATCTCATTTGAAAATAGATCAAATCCACTCTACACAGAAGTCAGGGAAAGACTACTTGGAGCTGGAGCTTTAAGAGCTGAGTCCCTTCCAAAAGTCTCCAGCTCCATGGATATGGATCACTTGAGGTCTAAGGTGGCATTGACAGAACAAATTGCCATAATTTTGATTCGTTTGAAAAACGACACAAAGAATGAATCAGTACGCAATTTGGTACTAGTGGCTTGTGGAACGATTGCAACATTCACATTCCAGGCTGCACTAAGTCCCCCAGGAGGAGTTTGGCAGGAtggcaacaacaacaaaattaacaCTCATCGACCTGGGACGGTGATAATGAGGACTCCAAATTTCTTCGCTCTATATGTTTGCAACAGCGTCACATTTTATATTACAATCATGATTATGGCTCTTCTACTCGCTAATGGGAATATTG GTGAACCAATTTTCATCCCTACTCTTGTTATGTTGCTTTTCTATGTGCTAG gTAAGAAGATTCAGTGA